In Elaeis guineensis isolate ETL-2024a chromosome 1, EG11, whole genome shotgun sequence, a genomic segment contains:
- the LOC105038955 gene encoding protein ENHANCED DOWNY MILDEW 2 isoform X8 has protein sequence MSILEDEEELVPQFIRKYRFVDENKTPISFSVLPFWLDGAGRPNTSRGRVFLRGIADGHQMVSKEVTSWKLGLEGGKPEISVLTKESEWIRLLNPSKSYLETARTIMITVHWLQLIRRNPEASANSVWEHLSKPFRSFEVRPSENDLRDHTSLIKLVAERDGLLSNSQVWIFVAKNLLVVAMKKLGKRLIPAVAVQNDLDAKSQFIADDVEVESDEQRASFDSVCAICDNGGEILCCEGKCLRSFHATRDAGIDTDCRSLGYTRAQVEAMQIFLCKNCRYKQHQCFACGKLGSSDEKAGAKVFRCVSATCGRFYHPKCVARLLFPKNQAESTEFQRKVASGESFTCPIHKCIVCKQAENKEVLELQFALCRRCPKSYHRKCLPRKISFEGSEEKGIMLRAWDDLLPNRILIYCLKHEIDKDLGTPIRDHIIFPEVIEKRKSVDESTKFKILLKKRKLSDDLPEKLPSENSIKLFEKLSCAEDSYAAGKAGRTDAKQVVGYKKKVDIFRESTELDSSRVLKVKGKAPVSDIFPILTGEKFRSSFPAIDGVMKRKLVALMTEVSSTLALEDVVKKHSTPSTHSYSARHIDKSITLGKVEGSVVAIRTALQKLKDGVSIEDAKAVCEPDVVSQIIKWRIVDMLQCYVECGDMNDFNFEKRDWFTVQPNELPAGSKLIMGLNPPFGVKASRANQFIDKALAFRPKLLILIVPQETERVDERDPRYDLIWEDSEKLSGKSFYLPGSVDVDEQQIEQWNLRPPPLYLWSRSDLTERHREIAIRHGHMLKEHAGSNDEESQTDRPVDAPPAEQNKERDSALKEKEHKVTNDCDRSVNPVDRSQKRVSNWNEEVLEGIEKDELSDMSISSPDKNDFQFPFENQIPSTPFGLSDFALCPEPRSFDQRSYGWLDD, from the exons ATGTCAATTTTAGAAGATGAAGAGGAGTTGGTGCCGCAGTTCATCAGAAAATATCGCTTTGTGGATGAAAACAAGACGCCGATCTCGTTCTCGGTTCTGCCTTTCTGGTTGGATGGAGCCGGGAGACCCAACACCAGCAGAGGTCGAGTTTTCTTGCGTGGCATTGCCGACGGCCACCAGATGGTCTCTAAGGAAGTGACTTCCTGGAAGCTTGGGCTCGAAGGGGGTAAGCCTGAGATTTCAGTGCTTACGAAGGAAAGTGAGTGGATAAGGCTTCTCAACCCGAGCAAGAGCTACTTGGAGACGGCGAGGACGATAATGATCACTGTACATTGGCTTCAATTAATAAGGAGGAATCCGGAAGCATCTGCAAACAGTGTTTGGGAACATCTATCCAAACCTTTTCG TTCGTTCGAGGTCAGACCTTCTGAGAATGACCTCAGGGATCACACCTCGTTGATCAAGCTGGTTGCAGAGAGGGACGGGTTGTTATCAAACTCTCAGGTTtggatttttgttgcaaaaaat TTGTTAGTGGTGGCTATGAAGAAGCTGGGGAAGAGACTAATTCCTGCTGTG GCTGTTCAGAACGATCTAGATGCAAAAAGCCAATTTATTGCTGATGATGTGGAAGTGGAATCCGATGAACAGAGAGCGTCATTTGATTCAGTTTGTGCCATTTGTGACAATGGTGGTGAAATTTTGTG CTGTGAAGGCAAGTGCCTGAGGTCCTTTCATGCCACTAGAGATGCAGGCATTGATACAGATTGTAGATCCCTTGGCTACACCAGGGCTCAAGTAGAG gccatgcagatATTTCTATGCAAGAATTGCCGGTATAAGCAGCATCAATGCTTTGCCTGTGGCAAGTTGGGTTCCTCAGATGAAAAAGCTGGTGCTAAG GTGTTTCGTTGTGTTTCTGCAACATGTGGCCGCTTCTACCATCCAAAATGTGTTGCACGATTACTTTTTCCTAAAAATCAAGCAGAATCAACTGAATTTCAAAGAAAAGTTGCAAGTGGGGAGTCCTTTACATGCCCTATTCATAAATGCATTGTTTGTAAACAAGCAGAAAATAAAGAGGTTTTGGAGTTGCAGTTTGCACTGTGTAGACGCTGTCCGAAGTCATACCATAGAAAGTGTTTGCCGAG GAAAATTTCTTTTGAAGGTTCAGAGGAAAAAGGTATTATGCTGAGGGCTTGGGATGATCTTCTCCCAAATCGTATCTTGATTTACTGCCT GAAGCATGAGATTGATAAAGATCTTGGAACACCTATACGAGACCATATCATATTTCCTGAAGTCATCGAAAAGAGAAAATCTGTGGATGAATCAACAAAATTTAAGATTTTGTTGAAGAAAAGGAAGCTCTCTGATGACTTGCCTGAAAAGCTGCCTTCTGAAAATTCAATTAAATTATTTGAGAAGCTTTCTTGTGCGGAAGATAGTTATGCTGCAGGTAAAGCTGGGAGAACTGATGCAAAGCAAGTGGTAGGATACAAGAAAAAAGTTGATATTTTTAGAGAGAGCACAGAACTGGACTCAAGTAGGGTATTGAAAGTGAAGGGGAAAGCTCCAGTGTCGGATATTTTTCCAATCTTGACTGGAGAGAAGTTTCGTAGCTCATTTCCTGCGATAGATGGTGTAATGAAAAGAAA GCTTGTTGCTTTAATGACGGAGGTATCATCCACATTAGCACTTGAAGATGTTGTAAAAAAGCACTCAACGCCATCAACCCATTCATACTCTGCGAGGCACATTGACAAGAGCATTACTCTGGGAAAGGTGGAGGGTTCTGTCGTG GCTATTCGAACAGCTTTACAAAAGCTAAAAGATGGTGTCAGCATTGAAGATGCCAAAGCTGTATGCGAACCTGATGTAGTAAGTCAGATAATTAAGTGGAGG ATTGTGGATATGCTTCAGTGCTACGTAGAATGCGGTGACATG AATGATTTCAATTTTGAGAAGAGGGATTGGTTTACAGTGCAGCCAAATGAGTTACCTGCTGGATCTAAATTG ATCATGGGGCTCAATCCTCCCTTTGGGGTCAAAGCATCACGTGCCAACCAGTTCATTGACAAAGCCCTGGCATTCAGACCGAAGCTCCTTATTCTGATTGTTCCCCAGGAGACGGAAAG AGTAGATGAAAGAGATCCAAGATATGATCTAATCTGGGAGGACTCTGAAAAACTCTCTGGCAAG TCCTTCTACCTACCTGGTTCTGTTGATGTTGATGAACAGCAGATTGAACAGTGGAATTTGAGGCCACCTCCCCTCTACCTATGGAGCCGCAGTGACTTGACAGAGAGGCACAGGGAGATAGCTATAAGGCATGGCCACATGCTCAAGGAACATGCCGGGTCTAATGATGAAGAAAGCCAAACAGATAGACCAGTAGATGCTCCTCCAGCAGAGCAAAATAAAGAGAGAGATTCTGCTCTGAAAGAGAAAGAGCACAAGGTTACGAACGATTGCGACAGATCGGTAAACCCTGTGGATAGGTCCCAAAAAAGGGTATCAAACTGGAATGAGGAGGTATTGGAGGGAATAGAGAAAGATGAACTGTCAGATATGAGCATTTCATCTCCTGATAAGAACGATTTCCAATTCCCATTTGAAAACCAAATCCCATCGACTCCTTTTGGCTTGTCCGACTTTGCACTTTGTCCAGAACCCCGATCATTCGACCAGCGTTCTTATGGTTGGCTTGATGACTAA
- the LOC105038955 gene encoding protein ENHANCED DOWNY MILDEW 2 isoform X3: protein MSILEDEEELVPQFIRKYRFVDENKTPISFSVLPFWLDGAGRPNTSRGRVFLRGIADGHQMVSKEVTSWKLGLEGGKPEISVLTKESEWIRLLNPSKSYLETARTIMITVHWLQLIRRNPEASANSVWEHLSKPFRSFEVRPSENDLRDHTSLIKLVAERDGLLSNSQVWIFVAKNLLVVAMKKLGKRLIPAVAVQNDLDAKSQFIADDVEVESDEQRASFDSVCAICDNGGEILCCEGKCLRSFHATRDAGIDTDCRSLGYTRAQVEAMQIFLCKNCRYKQHQCFACGKLGSSDEKAGAKVFRCVSATCGRFYHPKCVARLLFPKNQAESTEFQRKVASGESFTCPIHKCIVCKQAENKEVLELQFALCRRCPKSYHRKCLPRKISFEGSEEKGIMLRAWDDLLPNRILIYCLKHEIDKDLGTPIRDHIIFPEVIEKRKSVDESTKFKILLKKRKLSDDLPEKLPSENSIKLFEKLSCAEDSYAAGKAGRTDAKQVVGYKKKVDIFRESTELDSSRVLKVKGKAPVSDIFPILTGEKFRSSFPAIDGVMKRKLVALMTEVSSTLALEDVVKKHSTPSTHSYSARHIDKSITLGKVEGSVVAIRTALQKLKDGVSIEDAKAVCEPDVNHLGVYLAPFLHGMRYTSFGRHFTKVEKLKEIVDMLQCYVECGDMIVDFCCGANDFSILMKDKLDAVGKKCSFKNYDIMTPRNDFNFEKRDWFTVQPNELPAGSKLIMGLNPPFGVKASRANQFIDKALAFRPKLLILIVPQETERVDERDPRYDLIWEDSEKLSGKSFYLPGSVDVDEQQIEQWNLRPPPLYLWSRSDLTERHREIAIRHGHMLKEHAGSNDEESQTDRPVDAPPAEQNKERDSALKEKEHKVTNDCDRSVNPVDRSQKRVSNWNEEVLEGIEKDELSDMSISSPDKNDFQFPFENQIPSTPFGLSDFALCPEPRSFDQRSYGWLDD from the exons ATGTCAATTTTAGAAGATGAAGAGGAGTTGGTGCCGCAGTTCATCAGAAAATATCGCTTTGTGGATGAAAACAAGACGCCGATCTCGTTCTCGGTTCTGCCTTTCTGGTTGGATGGAGCCGGGAGACCCAACACCAGCAGAGGTCGAGTTTTCTTGCGTGGCATTGCCGACGGCCACCAGATGGTCTCTAAGGAAGTGACTTCCTGGAAGCTTGGGCTCGAAGGGGGTAAGCCTGAGATTTCAGTGCTTACGAAGGAAAGTGAGTGGATAAGGCTTCTCAACCCGAGCAAGAGCTACTTGGAGACGGCGAGGACGATAATGATCACTGTACATTGGCTTCAATTAATAAGGAGGAATCCGGAAGCATCTGCAAACAGTGTTTGGGAACATCTATCCAAACCTTTTCG TTCGTTCGAGGTCAGACCTTCTGAGAATGACCTCAGGGATCACACCTCGTTGATCAAGCTGGTTGCAGAGAGGGACGGGTTGTTATCAAACTCTCAGGTTtggatttttgttgcaaaaaat TTGTTAGTGGTGGCTATGAAGAAGCTGGGGAAGAGACTAATTCCTGCTGTG GCTGTTCAGAACGATCTAGATGCAAAAAGCCAATTTATTGCTGATGATGTGGAAGTGGAATCCGATGAACAGAGAGCGTCATTTGATTCAGTTTGTGCCATTTGTGACAATGGTGGTGAAATTTTGTG CTGTGAAGGCAAGTGCCTGAGGTCCTTTCATGCCACTAGAGATGCAGGCATTGATACAGATTGTAGATCCCTTGGCTACACCAGGGCTCAAGTAGAG gccatgcagatATTTCTATGCAAGAATTGCCGGTATAAGCAGCATCAATGCTTTGCCTGTGGCAAGTTGGGTTCCTCAGATGAAAAAGCTGGTGCTAAG GTGTTTCGTTGTGTTTCTGCAACATGTGGCCGCTTCTACCATCCAAAATGTGTTGCACGATTACTTTTTCCTAAAAATCAAGCAGAATCAACTGAATTTCAAAGAAAAGTTGCAAGTGGGGAGTCCTTTACATGCCCTATTCATAAATGCATTGTTTGTAAACAAGCAGAAAATAAAGAGGTTTTGGAGTTGCAGTTTGCACTGTGTAGACGCTGTCCGAAGTCATACCATAGAAAGTGTTTGCCGAG GAAAATTTCTTTTGAAGGTTCAGAGGAAAAAGGTATTATGCTGAGGGCTTGGGATGATCTTCTCCCAAATCGTATCTTGATTTACTGCCT GAAGCATGAGATTGATAAAGATCTTGGAACACCTATACGAGACCATATCATATTTCCTGAAGTCATCGAAAAGAGAAAATCTGTGGATGAATCAACAAAATTTAAGATTTTGTTGAAGAAAAGGAAGCTCTCTGATGACTTGCCTGAAAAGCTGCCTTCTGAAAATTCAATTAAATTATTTGAGAAGCTTTCTTGTGCGGAAGATAGTTATGCTGCAGGTAAAGCTGGGAGAACTGATGCAAAGCAAGTGGTAGGATACAAGAAAAAAGTTGATATTTTTAGAGAGAGCACAGAACTGGACTCAAGTAGGGTATTGAAAGTGAAGGGGAAAGCTCCAGTGTCGGATATTTTTCCAATCTTGACTGGAGAGAAGTTTCGTAGCTCATTTCCTGCGATAGATGGTGTAATGAAAAGAAA GCTTGTTGCTTTAATGACGGAGGTATCATCCACATTAGCACTTGAAGATGTTGTAAAAAAGCACTCAACGCCATCAACCCATTCATACTCTGCGAGGCACATTGACAAGAGCATTACTCTGGGAAAGGTGGAGGGTTCTGTCGTG GCTATTCGAACAGCTTTACAAAAGCTAAAAGATGGTGTCAGCATTGAAGATGCCAAAGCTGTATGCGAACCTGATGTA AATCACCTAGGAGTTTATCTCGCACCATTTCTCCATGGTATGCGCTACACGTCTTTTGGACGCCATTTCACAAAAGTGGAGAAACTTAAGGAG ATTGTGGATATGCTTCAGTGCTACGTAGAATGCGGTGACATG ATAGTTGACTTCTGCTGTGGTGCCAATGACTTTAGTATACTAATGAAAGACAAGCTGGATGCTGTTGGGAAGAAATGttcatttaaaaattatgatatcatgacACCAAGG AATGATTTCAATTTTGAGAAGAGGGATTGGTTTACAGTGCAGCCAAATGAGTTACCTGCTGGATCTAAATTG ATCATGGGGCTCAATCCTCCCTTTGGGGTCAAAGCATCACGTGCCAACCAGTTCATTGACAAAGCCCTGGCATTCAGACCGAAGCTCCTTATTCTGATTGTTCCCCAGGAGACGGAAAG AGTAGATGAAAGAGATCCAAGATATGATCTAATCTGGGAGGACTCTGAAAAACTCTCTGGCAAG TCCTTCTACCTACCTGGTTCTGTTGATGTTGATGAACAGCAGATTGAACAGTGGAATTTGAGGCCACCTCCCCTCTACCTATGGAGCCGCAGTGACTTGACAGAGAGGCACAGGGAGATAGCTATAAGGCATGGCCACATGCTCAAGGAACATGCCGGGTCTAATGATGAAGAAAGCCAAACAGATAGACCAGTAGATGCTCCTCCAGCAGAGCAAAATAAAGAGAGAGATTCTGCTCTGAAAGAGAAAGAGCACAAGGTTACGAACGATTGCGACAGATCGGTAAACCCTGTGGATAGGTCCCAAAAAAGGGTATCAAACTGGAATGAGGAGGTATTGGAGGGAATAGAGAAAGATGAACTGTCAGATATGAGCATTTCATCTCCTGATAAGAACGATTTCCAATTCCCATTTGAAAACCAAATCCCATCGACTCCTTTTGGCTTGTCCGACTTTGCACTTTGTCCAGAACCCCGATCATTCGACCAGCGTTCTTATGGTTGGCTTGATGACTAA
- the LOC105038955 gene encoding protein ENHANCED DOWNY MILDEW 2 isoform X9, which produces MSILEDEEELVPQFIRKYRFVDENKTPISFSVLPFWLDGAGRPNTSRGRVFLRGIADGHQMVSKEVTSWKLGLEGGKPEISVLTKESEWIRLLNPSKSYLETARTIMITVHWLQLIRRNPEASANSVWEHLSKPFRSFEVRPSENDLRDHTSLIKLVAERDGLLSNSQVWIFVAKNLLVVAMKKLGKRLIPAVAVQNDLDAKSQFIADDVEVESDEQRASFDSVCAICDNGGEILCCEGKCLRSFHATRDAGIDTDCRSLGYTRAQVEAMQIFLCKNCRYKQHQCFACGKLGSSDEKAGAKVFRCVSATCGRFYHPKCVARLLFPKNQAESTEFQRKVASGESFTCPIHKCIVCKQAENKEVLELQFALCRRCPKSYHRKCLPRKISFEGSEEKGIMLRAWDDLLPNRILIYCLKHEIDKDLGTPIRDHIIFPEVIEKRKSVDESTKFKILLKKRKLSDDLPEKLPSENSIKLFEKLSCAEDSYAAGKAGRTDAKQVVGYKKKVDIFRESTELDSSRVLKVKGKAPVSDIFPILTGEKFRSSFPAIDGVMKRKLVALMTEVSSTLALEDVVKKHSTPSTHSYSARHIDKSITLGKVEGSVVAIRTALQKLKDGVSIEDAKAVCEPDVIVDMLQCYVECGDMNDFNFEKRDWFTVQPNELPAGSKLIMGLNPPFGVKASRANQFIDKALAFRPKLLILIVPQETERVDERDPRYDLIWEDSEKLSGKSFYLPGSVDVDEQQIEQWNLRPPPLYLWSRSDLTERHREIAIRHGHMLKEHAGSNDEESQTDRPVDAPPAEQNKERDSALKEKEHKVTNDCDRSVNPVDRSQKRVSNWNEEVLEGIEKDELSDMSISSPDKNDFQFPFENQIPSTPFGLSDFALCPEPRSFDQRSYGWLDD; this is translated from the exons ATGTCAATTTTAGAAGATGAAGAGGAGTTGGTGCCGCAGTTCATCAGAAAATATCGCTTTGTGGATGAAAACAAGACGCCGATCTCGTTCTCGGTTCTGCCTTTCTGGTTGGATGGAGCCGGGAGACCCAACACCAGCAGAGGTCGAGTTTTCTTGCGTGGCATTGCCGACGGCCACCAGATGGTCTCTAAGGAAGTGACTTCCTGGAAGCTTGGGCTCGAAGGGGGTAAGCCTGAGATTTCAGTGCTTACGAAGGAAAGTGAGTGGATAAGGCTTCTCAACCCGAGCAAGAGCTACTTGGAGACGGCGAGGACGATAATGATCACTGTACATTGGCTTCAATTAATAAGGAGGAATCCGGAAGCATCTGCAAACAGTGTTTGGGAACATCTATCCAAACCTTTTCG TTCGTTCGAGGTCAGACCTTCTGAGAATGACCTCAGGGATCACACCTCGTTGATCAAGCTGGTTGCAGAGAGGGACGGGTTGTTATCAAACTCTCAGGTTtggatttttgttgcaaaaaat TTGTTAGTGGTGGCTATGAAGAAGCTGGGGAAGAGACTAATTCCTGCTGTG GCTGTTCAGAACGATCTAGATGCAAAAAGCCAATTTATTGCTGATGATGTGGAAGTGGAATCCGATGAACAGAGAGCGTCATTTGATTCAGTTTGTGCCATTTGTGACAATGGTGGTGAAATTTTGTG CTGTGAAGGCAAGTGCCTGAGGTCCTTTCATGCCACTAGAGATGCAGGCATTGATACAGATTGTAGATCCCTTGGCTACACCAGGGCTCAAGTAGAG gccatgcagatATTTCTATGCAAGAATTGCCGGTATAAGCAGCATCAATGCTTTGCCTGTGGCAAGTTGGGTTCCTCAGATGAAAAAGCTGGTGCTAAG GTGTTTCGTTGTGTTTCTGCAACATGTGGCCGCTTCTACCATCCAAAATGTGTTGCACGATTACTTTTTCCTAAAAATCAAGCAGAATCAACTGAATTTCAAAGAAAAGTTGCAAGTGGGGAGTCCTTTACATGCCCTATTCATAAATGCATTGTTTGTAAACAAGCAGAAAATAAAGAGGTTTTGGAGTTGCAGTTTGCACTGTGTAGACGCTGTCCGAAGTCATACCATAGAAAGTGTTTGCCGAG GAAAATTTCTTTTGAAGGTTCAGAGGAAAAAGGTATTATGCTGAGGGCTTGGGATGATCTTCTCCCAAATCGTATCTTGATTTACTGCCT GAAGCATGAGATTGATAAAGATCTTGGAACACCTATACGAGACCATATCATATTTCCTGAAGTCATCGAAAAGAGAAAATCTGTGGATGAATCAACAAAATTTAAGATTTTGTTGAAGAAAAGGAAGCTCTCTGATGACTTGCCTGAAAAGCTGCCTTCTGAAAATTCAATTAAATTATTTGAGAAGCTTTCTTGTGCGGAAGATAGTTATGCTGCAGGTAAAGCTGGGAGAACTGATGCAAAGCAAGTGGTAGGATACAAGAAAAAAGTTGATATTTTTAGAGAGAGCACAGAACTGGACTCAAGTAGGGTATTGAAAGTGAAGGGGAAAGCTCCAGTGTCGGATATTTTTCCAATCTTGACTGGAGAGAAGTTTCGTAGCTCATTTCCTGCGATAGATGGTGTAATGAAAAGAAA GCTTGTTGCTTTAATGACGGAGGTATCATCCACATTAGCACTTGAAGATGTTGTAAAAAAGCACTCAACGCCATCAACCCATTCATACTCTGCGAGGCACATTGACAAGAGCATTACTCTGGGAAAGGTGGAGGGTTCTGTCGTG GCTATTCGAACAGCTTTACAAAAGCTAAAAGATGGTGTCAGCATTGAAGATGCCAAAGCTGTATGCGAACCTGATGTA ATTGTGGATATGCTTCAGTGCTACGTAGAATGCGGTGACATG AATGATTTCAATTTTGAGAAGAGGGATTGGTTTACAGTGCAGCCAAATGAGTTACCTGCTGGATCTAAATTG ATCATGGGGCTCAATCCTCCCTTTGGGGTCAAAGCATCACGTGCCAACCAGTTCATTGACAAAGCCCTGGCATTCAGACCGAAGCTCCTTATTCTGATTGTTCCCCAGGAGACGGAAAG AGTAGATGAAAGAGATCCAAGATATGATCTAATCTGGGAGGACTCTGAAAAACTCTCTGGCAAG TCCTTCTACCTACCTGGTTCTGTTGATGTTGATGAACAGCAGATTGAACAGTGGAATTTGAGGCCACCTCCCCTCTACCTATGGAGCCGCAGTGACTTGACAGAGAGGCACAGGGAGATAGCTATAAGGCATGGCCACATGCTCAAGGAACATGCCGGGTCTAATGATGAAGAAAGCCAAACAGATAGACCAGTAGATGCTCCTCCAGCAGAGCAAAATAAAGAGAGAGATTCTGCTCTGAAAGAGAAAGAGCACAAGGTTACGAACGATTGCGACAGATCGGTAAACCCTGTGGATAGGTCCCAAAAAAGGGTATCAAACTGGAATGAGGAGGTATTGGAGGGAATAGAGAAAGATGAACTGTCAGATATGAGCATTTCATCTCCTGATAAGAACGATTTCCAATTCCCATTTGAAAACCAAATCCCATCGACTCCTTTTGGCTTGTCCGACTTTGCACTTTGTCCAGAACCCCGATCATTCGACCAGCGTTCTTATGGTTGGCTTGATGACTAA